The Burkholderia cepacia genomic interval ATCGATGCGTGGTCAAGATATGCGGGTGACGTGGGCGATGGAGAGCCGACCTTCAATTTGGAAAAACCCGCAATTCAGCAGTAGTTGCAGGCGTTTGAGCTCGAGAAAGCCTCGACCGAGCTTGTTGACGACTTGTTGAAGCGTGCATGAAACCCGCGAACGGTCGACGTCTCGCGGGTTTTTTGTTTTTGTGGCGTTTCACCGTTCAAACGTTCTTCCCGTAACGGGAAGCGGACGTCTGCCTCATTCATCGGATCGCGGCCGTGCCTTAGCCTTGGTGCTCACACCAACGGAGGCAATCATGACCGCTGCAGAAGAAGCTTCAAAGGAACTCCTGTTCATCCTCAAGGCGCTCGGTTCAAGAAGTTGTACCGTCATGGACGCCGATGACATTCCCGAAATCAAGGGGGCCGGCGCATATACGCTTTGGCTCCGGCTCAATTCCGGCGGCGAGATGGTGCCGACATACGTCGGATGTACCACCCGATCGATCGGCCAGCGATTGAACGAGCACGTGTCGTTCGAAAAAGGCAAAATCCGTGAGCTGTTATCCGGCGTCACGTTGGAGCATGGCTTCCCCAAGGGCGCAAAGAGCCTGGATGGCGTTCACGTCGAGTACATCGAGACAGATCGACTGGCCGCGGCGATGGTCGAAGCCATCCTGCTCGACTCGTTCGATTTTGCCCAGAATACCGCCGGAAATGGACCGAGTCGCGTCATCGGGGATTTCTGCATTTCGTTGGATGGTGCGGTGGGGCGTCATTAGGCTTTCCCCGCACGTTCCCGGCGACCCGCCGGCCGATGAGGCCATCCCGCGCTTCTGCTTTTGAGCAGACCGCCAGATCATCACGTCGTTTCATCTATCTGCTCAATCGACGCCGCCGGTAACGTTTTCAGTTCAGGGCATCTACCTAGGACGCGACGCACCATATTCATTACTCGCGAGATAGAATATTTATTCCGCGCCTGCATTGAGTTTCCGTGAGAGATAGTCGGAATCTGCCCGATTTGCGCGGATGGCGTCGATCTGGGCGGCGGTGTGTGGATGTTGCGATTTGTCGTATTGCTGCAAACACGGAAACGTAGGAGTGCGATGCGTCAGCGCAAATGCAAATGTCCAGGCTGTTTCAATGCAAGGATCCTGTGCTCACCATGCTAAGTCCGCACGAAATCACCACATTGTTGATGGTCAGGAATGCGCCGGACCAGATCGGCTCCGACCGTGAGGAGCTTCTGACGCTACTGGAGCGTCAACTGATCGCCATCGATCCGATGGATTCGAATATTCGGCGGATTCAGGTGACCGCCGAGGGGCACGCAGTCCTGAACGCGGTCTCGCGAATTCGCTAGGCGAAGCGGGCAGTTCGGCAAGGCCGGCTTCGGTTATTCGAGGAGGTGAGCGTCGATCGTCGCCTGGATTGGACGCAATGACGGAGGCAACCATGGACGGATCATGGGTCGGGATTGTGGTCGGAACGTTCGTGCTGGCTCTCGTGGCGAGTGCCGCGGCGAACCACTATCGCCGCGCGCATCGTCGCGCGGAATTGCTCAGGAATCTGGATCACCACGACTGGTGCCGATGGACACACGCCCATCGGGGGAGTTCAAGGGCAGTGAAACGATGAAGCGGTAGACGCTCGCCACAGGATTCAACGCGTAAAAGCCCCCGCACGATCGCGCGGCGGGCGCAGCACGCATGCGCCGGCCATCAAGGCCGCATCCGCAACGTCACGTCGGCGTTCGGTGTCGCGCCAACCTTTTCCAGTGCGGCAACCGCGGCATCGTTGCCTTGCAGGATCGCGTTCTGCAGCGCGGTGCGGCCGAGCGCGTCGACGTGATCCGGGTTCGCGCCGTGTGCGACGAGCACCGGCAGCATGTCGAGGCGGCCGAACAGCGCGGCGAACGACAGCGCCGTTTCGCCGGCGTGATTGGTCTGGTCGATCGGGCAGCGCGTATCGGCCAGCCGCTTCGCGATCGCGGTCTCGCCCTTGAACAGCGCGCCCATCAGGGCCGTGTTGCCGTGACGATCGCCGATACACGGGTTCGCGCCGTTGCGCAGCAGGTAGTCGAGCGTCTGCGGCTGGTCGCGATAGGCGGCGAGGATGACCGCCGTATAGCCTTCGCGTGTCGTCGCGTCGATCGGATAGCGCGCGTCGACGAGCGCCTGCAGGATGTCGACGCGGCCGAGGCGTGCGGCGGCGAACCATGCGTCGTCGTAGCGGCGCAGGTCGGCGTGCGCGTCGGGGTGCGGCACGGCCGCGGGCGGCGCGGTCTGCGCGCACGCGGCGAGCACGGCGGTGCACGCGATCGCGAGCGCGCGGGAGAGGGCGGTTCGGAGTCGATTCTTCATCAGCAGTCGGCGCCGCGTGTCGCCACGCGGCGCGATCGGACGGATTGGAAAGCGAAGGCCGCATTGCGGCCCTCGCTGCTTCACGTCGATCAGTCGATCAGTTCTCGACGAGTTTGTCGGCGAGCGATTTCACGCGGGCCGGGTCGGCGTGCGTGGCGCGCGCCAGGCGCGTCCCGTAGTCCGCATCGGCCTTGTAGAAGTACGACAGCATCGCGTACTTGTTCGCGTCGTTCGTCACGTGGTTCAGGTCACCAGACAACGCGGTCACGAGGTCCTGCCGCGCTTGCGCGGGCAGCATGCGGTAATACTCGCCCGCTTGCCGGAAGTTCAGCGTCTTGCGGATCGCGGCTTGTTGCGTCGTGCCGGCAAGCGGCGTCTGGACCGACTTGTCACGCGGGTTCTGCGCGAGTTCGTTCAGCGTCGACGGCTCGTAGTTCACTTCACCCTTGCGGTCGCCGAAGTTCATCGCGCCGTCCTGGTTGTTGTTCGTGACGGGCACGCGCGGACGGTTGATCGGCAGCTGGTTGAAGTTCGCGCCGAGGCGGTACATCTGCGTATCGGCGTACGAGAACATCCGGCCCTGCAGCATCCGGTCTTCCGACGGCTCGATGCCCGGCACCATCCGCGACGGTGCAAAGGCGGATTCTTCGGTCGACTCGAAGTAGTTGTCCGGCACACGGTTCAGCGTCAGCGTGCCGATCTTGCGCTCCGCAACACCGGCCCACACCTTCGTATCGTCGAGCGGGTTGAAGTCGAACGCGTCGAGTTCGGACGGCTTCAACACCTGAATGTAGAGGTCCCACTTCGGCGCGTCGCCGGCCTTCAGTGCGCCATACAGATCGTTCGTCATCAGGTTCCAGTCGGCGCCGATCGAACCGGGAATGTCCTTCGGACGCAGCCCGTGCATCCCTTGTGCGCTCTTCCAGTGGAACTTCACGTACGTGTACTTGCCGTCGGCGTTGACGAACTTGAATGCGTGCACGCCGTAGCCGTCCATGTGCCGGTACGAATCGGGCATGCCTTCGATCGAGTACAGCCGGGTCAGCATGCTGGTTGCTTCGGGCGCGTGCGCGAAGAAATCGAACGCGAGGTTCGCGTCCTGCACGCCGGTGACGGCGCTGGGCTTGTTCGCATGAACGAAGTCGGGGAACTTGATCGCGTCGCGGATGAAGAAGATCGGCAGGTTGATTCCGACCAGATCCCAGTTGCCTTGTTCGGTGTAGAACTTCACGGCGAAACCGCGCGGATCGCGTGCCTGCTCGGGCGAGCCGCGATAACCCATCACCGTCGAGAAGCGAACGAACACGGGCGTCTTCGTGCCGGGCGTGAAGACCTTGGCCGTCGTCAGGTCGCTGATGTCGGCGCTCGGCACGAATTCGCCGAACGCGCCGGTGCCGCGGGCATGCACGACACGCTCGGGGATGCGTTCGCGATCGAAGCGCTGGAGTTTTTCGATGAGATGCGAGTCTTGCAGGAGCACCGGGCCGTTCGGCCCGGCTGTCTGCGAATTCTGGTTGTCGCCGACGGGCGAGCCGTTGTCGCGCGTCAGTTCGGCGGCGTACGGGGAGGCGCTCAGCGCGACGCAGGTCGCGGCGATCACGCCATGCAGAAGCCGGTTCGCGGTGTGTGACATGTCGTTGATGTTCCTTGACTGGGGTGGGTTGCGAAGCAACGCCGCCAATGTAAAAGGTTCGTCAGACGATTCGCCAATTGAATCTCGTTAAGGACGCGATAGGCAAAAGTCGCAATCGGGCAGAACGGCGTCGCATCCGCAATGCAGGCACGCGACCAGACGACCGATAGCCCTGTTGACGGCGTGCCTTGGCACGACCGGTCATCGAGTCTGTTCCGATTCCTCTTGAGACGCTTCGCGCGCGCCGATGCCGCGCGCGAGCCTGATTGGCGAACATGTTCAGAAACGTCACGATTCGCGGCGGACTCGCCGCCACCATTGCCGGCTGCACGTTCCTGCTGATGTCGGTCATTGCGGCAGCCGTGCTGGCGCTCGTCACCAGCAACGCGGCGATCGACGCGATGTACCGCGACGACACGGCCGCCGTCGTGCACCTGAAGACGAGCTCCGAGCGCTTGCTGATGTTCCGGGTGGGCATGGCCGACGTCGAGCAGCTGATCAGCGCGGGCAAGCCGGCCGCCGCCGAGATCAAGCGGCTCCACGCGCTGCTCGACGCGAGCAACCGCGAGCTGGCGGCATACCGGTCGCTTCACGAGCCGGACGCGCCGGAGCGCGAGCTGCTCGATGCGCTGGCCGGCAAGCGCGACCGGCTGTTGTCGCAGGCGTTCGCGAAAGGCCTCGGGCAGCTCGACAACGAGAACCTCGTCGATTTCCTGAGCACCCAGCGCGAGATGCCGGCCGCGTGGTTCGACGAGTATCAGCAGGCCCTGACCGCGCTCGAGGAATTCCAGGTGCAGCGCCAGCGCGCGCGTTTCGAGCACGCGGCCGATCGGTTTCACATGACGCTGTGGGCGTTCGGCGCGGCCGGGCTGATCGCGCTGGTCGCGGGCATCTTCGCCCATCGCGCGCTGACGCGGGCGATCGTGACGCCGATCGATGCCGCCGTCGCGTCGTTCGCGAAGATCGCGGCGGGCGATCTCACCGGGCGGGCCGCGGCCGGGGGCGGCAACGAGATGGATCGCCTGCTCGATGCGCTGAACGAGATGCGGCAGGGACTCGTGGCGGTGGTGCGTCAGGTCAGGACCGGAACCGACGCGATCAGGCTCGATGCGCGCGCGATCGCGCACGGCAACCGCGACCTGTCGATGCGCGCCGGCGATCAGGCCGAGTCGTTGCAGCAGGCCGCCGCGAGCATCGAGCAACTGACGGCGACCGTGCGCCAGAACGCGGACAACGCGCACGATGCGACCACGCTGGCGACGCGCGCGTCGGACATCGCGACGCGCGGCGGCGACGTCGTGCGTCAGGTTATCCGGACGATGGACGCGATCGCCGACAGCTCGATGCGCGTCGTCGGCATCGTCGGCGTGATCGAGAGCATCGCGTTCCAGACCAACATCCTGGCGCTGAATGCGGCGGTGGAAGCCGCCCGCGCGGGCGAGGAGGGCAGGGGCTTCGCGGTGGTCGCGAGCGAAGTGCGGCTGCTCGCGCAGCGCTCGGCCGCCGCGGCGAAGGAAATCAAGGAGCTGATCGCCGCGTCGACCCGCAATGTCCACGACGGAAGCGAACTGGTCGTGCGCGCCGGCACGACGATGGACGAGATCCTGAAAGCGGTGGCCAGCGTGAACGCGATCATGGCCGACATCAGTCTCGCGTCGCGCGAGCAGACGACCGGCATCGAACTGGTGAACGCGAGCGTCACGCAGATGGAGGCGACGACCCATCACAATGCCGCGCTCGTCGAGTCGGCGTCGACGGCGGCCGCGTCGCTCGAAACGCAAAGCGAGCGCCTGTACGCGGCCGTGTCGCTGTTCCGCGTCGATGACGCCGTGCCCGCCGGCTGACGGCGACCGTCGTCGACGAATGGGGCAGGCTGAGCGACTCGATGCGTGCCGGCGCGTGCGCTATCTCGACGCCCGCCTCGCCGGCGTCCGGAACTGATCGGCCAGCTCGCGCCGGAACACGTCGAGCACCTCGTTGTCGTCGGCATTCTTCGACGTCGCGAGCTGGAACTCGATCGCGTAGCTCATCCTGTTCGCGAGCAGCCTGCGCATCTTTCCGGCCGCCTCCCACGGCGCCGCGATATGGTCGGGAAGAAAGCCGAGATGCGCGCCGGACAGCACGAACACGACGTCGGCGTCGACGTTCTCCGAGAACGCGGTGGGCGGCCGCCCGCGCAGCCGCGAGGCCGGCGTGCTCATCCGGTACAGGCGCGCGACGGTGCTCGCCTGTGCGATGTCGTCGATGCCGACCGTCGGCTTCGTGAAGAGCGGATGCGCGGCGCCGCAGAACAGCGCCTGCTGCTCGGCGAACAGCGGCGCGTAGTTCAGCCCGGCGTGGCGTCCCGAGAAATAGCCGATCGCGAGCTGGACCTCGTCCTTGACCAGCTTGCCTTCGAGCTCGTCGGGCGGTACCGCGACCATCTCGATCAGCACGTCCGGCGCCCGCTCGCGAAAGCGGCCGACGCCGGCCGCGATCGATTCGACGATGTCCGGCGCCAGTCGCTCGGACAGCCCGATGCGCAACTCGCCGAGCAGCGTGTCGGACACCTCCTGCGTATCGCGCGTGAAGGTGTCCAGCGCCTGCAGGAGCCGCCGCGTCGACTGCAGCACGCGTTCGCCCTTCGGCGTCAGCCGGAAGCCGCGCTTGCCGCGATCGCACAGCCGGAACCCGAGACGCGTCTCGAGCTTCGCCATCTGCGTGCTGATCGTCGAAGGCGCCATGCCGAGCGTGCCCTGCGCGGCGCTGAAGCCGCCGCTTTCGGCGATCGTCACGAACAGCCTGAGCAACTGCAGGTCCATGTCTCTCAATTGGGTGAGCATGGTGATACATCGCGATTCGTTAAAGTCAACTTATGATAGTTCATGTTTTTCGTTGGATGGCGGCGCTGCAGAATCCGGGTTGACGTCGCATGCGCGACCCGCCTCCGTCTGATGAAAGGAACCCGCCCGATGAGCAGCAACGATCTCGCCTTTACCCGTTCGAGCCTGTACGGCACCCAGGTCGAAGCCAATTTCGCGGGCGCGACGAGCTTCATGCGCCGGCGATTCAGCCGCGATCTCGACGGCGTCGACCTCGCAATCACGGGCGTGCCGTTCGATTCCGCCGCATCGCACCGGCCCGGCACGCGCTTTGGCCCGCGCGGGTTGCGGATCGCGTCGACGGGCATCGCGTGGGAGCGCCCGTGGCCGTGGTCGTTCGATCCGTTCGACGTGCTGGCCGCGGTCGACTACGGCGATTGCGCGTTCGATCTCGGCCAGCCCGAATCGGTGCCGGGCGCGATCGAGCGGCATGCCGACGGGATCCTCGCGCGCGGCTGCGCGATGCTGACGCTCGGCGGCGATCACTTCATCACGTATCCGCTGCTGAAGGCGCATGCGAGAGTGCACGGGCCGCTGTCGCTCGTGCACTTCGATGCGCATACCGACACGTGGCCCGATCGCGACGTCAAGCGCATCGATCACGGGACGATGTTCTTCCACGCGGCCAACGAGGGCCTGGTGGTGCCCGGACGGTCGGCGCAGGTCGGCATCCGGACGACCAACGACGCGCCGATGGGCTTCGACATCCAGGATGCGCGCCACGTGCATGCGCGACGCCCGCCGCGGTCGCCGCGCGCATTCGCGAACGGGTCGGCGATCATCCCGTCTACCTGACGTTCGACATCGACTGCCTCGATCCGGCGTTCGCGCCGGGCACGGGCACGCCGGTCTCCGGCGGGCTGTCGAGCCATCAGGCGTTCGAGATCCTGCGTCACCTGGAGGGCATCAACCTGGTCGGCATGGATGTGGTCGAAGTGTCGCCGCCGTACGATCATGCGGAAATCACGTCGCTGGCCGGCGCGACGATCGCGCTGGAGATGGTGTGTCTCCATGCGTGGCGGCATCGGCACGCGCGACCGCAAGGTTGAGGGCTGAGGCAATCCGGACAGGCGGCCCGGGATGTCCCGGGCCGCGCTTCCTGAAGCAGGCCGCATATGACGAAAGACGGGGCGCGACGGCCGGCGCGCGGCGTCCTAAGATGAATGCATTCCCCTTCCGCGACAGGCCCCTTCCGTGTGCACCCACTACCGCGCTCCCGATGAAGACCCGGGCATCAGCGAGCTGAAGATCGGAATCGGCGACCTGTTCCGCCGTGACCCCTGGGCAGCCGACGTGTATCCCGACTACGCGGCGCCGGTCGCGCGCGCCGATGGCGACGGCCTCGAGGTCGTCGCGGCCGTGTTCGGTTTCTGGCCGAAATTCATGCAGCCCGAGCGGGTCGACGACGACGGCCGCAAGCAGAAGAAGCTCGATACGGTGAACGCACGGGCGGAAACGGTCGGCTCGTCGCGGCTCTACGGCACGGCGTGGCGCAACGGCCAGCGCTGCCTGATTCCGGCGCGCTGGATCGTCGAGCCGTGTTACGAAACCGGCCGCAACGTGTGGCACCGGATCGGCGTCGGCGGCTGGCAACCGTGCTGCGTCGCCGGCATCTGGCGGCGCTATGCGCGCGACGACGGCCAGCCGGTGATCGGCATGGCGATGCTCACGGTCAACGCCGACGCGCACCCGCTGTTCGCACGGATGCATCGGCCCGGCGAAGAGAAGCGGGGCGTCGTGATCCTGCGCCGCGACGATTACGACGAATGGCTGCACACGACGAACGCCGACGCCGCGCGCCTGATGCTGCAACTGCTGCCGGCCGGCGAGATGGCGGCGGAGCCGAATCCGAAATAGCGGCGGCGTTCTCGAGGTCCGTTCGGACGATTTCGATATTTGGCCGATCTCGGGTAATTCCTGATTCCCCACGAGTTGTATATACAAGATCATCCGCTGGCAATATCGGCACGCGTGCGTGTCGACGCGCCAGCGTGCTGACCGTGCGTGCGTGGCGCATGCCGGCGATCCACGGCGTTCGACCAAGTTCCACCGCGACGAGTCGTTAAGGGCGGCTCGGCAGGTGCGTTGTTTAGATGGATGTGTTTGCGATCCTGAGCAATTTGGAGATAACTCCGTGTCAACCCATTCCAGCGGGAAAGCCGGCGGCCTGATCGAAGTCCGTTCGATCGACTTCATTCCCGACGCCGAGCGCCACGGCGGCCTGCTGAGCCAGTTCACCCTGTGGCTGTCGGCCAACCTGCAGATCACGGCCATCGTCACGGGCGCGCTCGCCGTCGTGCTCGGCGGCGACGTGTTCTGGTCGCTGGTCGCGCTGCTGCTCGGCCAGTTCATCGGCGGCGCGGTGATGGCGCTGCATGGCGCGCAGGGGCCGCAGCTCGGGTTGCCGCAGATGATCTCGAGCCGTGTGCAGTTCGGCGTCTATGGCGCGATGATCCCGATCGTGCTCGTGTGCCTGATGTACATCGGCTTTTCCGCCAGCGGCTCGGTGCTGGCCGGGCAGGCCGTCGCGCAGCTGCTGCACGTCGACGACGCGGCCGGCATCCTGCTGTTCGCGGCCGTGATCGTCGTGCTGACCGTGTTCGGCTATCGCGCGATCCACGCCGTCGGCCGGGTCGCGAGCGTGATCGGCATCGCCGCGTTCGTCTACATGTTCACGCAGCTGTTCGCGAACCACGACATCGGCACGCTGCTCGCGAACCGGCATTTCTCGCTCGCGAGCTTCCTGCTGTCGATGTCGCTGTCCGCGTCGTGGCAGATCGCGTTCGGTCCGTACGTCGCCGACTATTCGCGCTACCTGCCGCGCTCGACGTCGTCGGTCGCGACGTTTCTCGCGGTCGGCCTGGGCTCGGTGATCGGCGCGCAGGCGGCGATGGTGTTCGGCGTGTTCGCGGCCGCACTGGCCGGCAGCCAGTTCGCGCACCACGAGGTGGCGTATATCGTCGGCCTCGGCTCGACCGGCGCCGTGGCCGCACTGCTGTACTTCAGCATCGCGTTCGGCAAGGTGACGGTGACGGCGCTCAACGCCTACGGCAGCTTCATGTCGATGGCGACGATCATCAGCGGCTTTCGCGGCAAGGGCGCCGTGTCGTCTAAGAGCCGCCTCGTCTACATCTTCGGGATGATCTGCGTATCCACGCTCATCGCGCTCGCGGGCCGCCATGCGTTCCTGAAGGAATTCACCGCGTTCATCCTGTTCCTGCTCGCGTTCTTCACGCCGTGGAGCGCGATCAACCTGGTCGACTACTACTGCTTCACGCGCTCGCGCTACGACGTGCCGGCGCTGTCCGATCCGGACGGCCGCTACGGCCGCTGGAACGTGATGGCGATCACGATCTACGTGGTCGGCATCCTCGTGCAGTTGCCGTTCATGTCGACGCACATCTACACGGGCCCGCTGGTCGATGCGCTCGGCGGCACCGACATCTCGTGGATCCTCGGCCTGATCGTGCCGGCCGTGCTGTATTACATCGGCGCGCGCGCGTCGCGCCGCAGCATTCCCGAGCGCCTGATCCTGCCGCTCGAACGCGGCGAGATCCAGCACTGATTGGGAAGGGGAAGGGCGTCCGGCCGGGACGGAGCCGGGCGCTGCGATGCGTGTTGCGTGTTACGCGTTCGTCGCGAGCGACGCGCGCCGACGTTGCACGACCTGCAGCGCGACGAGCGCAAGCCCGGCGAGCGCGATCAGCGAGCCGGCCACCGGCACGGCCGCATACCCGAAGCCCGCCGAGATCGCCGCGCCGCCGGCGGCCGCGCCGAGTGCGTTGCCGAGGTTGAACGCGCCGATGTTGACGGCCGACGCAAGGCCCGGCGCCTCGTGGGCCGCCCGCATCACGCGCATCTGCAGCGGCGGCACGACCGCGAACGTCGCGATCCCCCACACGAGCAGCGTGACGGCGGCGCCGGCATGCGTGCTGGCGAGTACCGGGAACGCGACCATCGTGGCGATCAGCAGCAGCAGGAAACCGATCAGCGTGCCGTCGAGCGAACGGTCCGCCAGACGCCCGCCCGCGATGTTGCCGACCGAGAAGCCGACGCCGATCAGCACCAGCATCGCGGTCACGAAGCCGGGCGTGGCACCGGTCAGGTGCTCGAGCGTCGGTGCGACATACGTGTAGAGCGTGAACATCGCGCCGGCGCCGAGCACGGTCGTCCCGAGCGCGCCGAGCACGACGGGGCGCGTCAGCACCGAGAGTTCGGCACGCAGGTCGGGCATCTTGCCGGCTTCGCCCTTCGGCAGCGCGGCGAACAGCCCGGCGATCGCGATCAGGCCGAGGCCCGCGGTCGCCGCGAACGACATGCGCCAGCCGATGATCTGGCCGAGCCAGGTCGCGGCCGGCACGCCGCCGACGTTCGCGATCGTGAGACCCATGAACATCGTCGCGACCGCGCTGGCCTGCTTTTCGCGCGGCACGAGGCTGGCTGCGACCACCGAGCCGAGCCCGAAGAAGGCGCCGTGGTTGAGGCTCGTCACGAGGCGGGCGAGCAGCAGCGTCGTATAGCCGGGCGCGAACGCCGACAGCAGGTTGCCGATCGTGAAGATCGACATCAGCGCGATCAGCGCCGAGCGGCGCGACCAGCGCGCGAGCAGCAGCGTCATCAGCGGCGCGCCGACCATCACGCCGATCGCGTAGGCGCTGATCAGCATGCCGGCTTGCGGAATCGATACGTGCACGCCGTCGGCGATCACGGGCAGCAGGCCCATCGGCGAGAACTCGGTCGTGCCGATGCCGAACGCACCGGCGGCGAGTGCCAGCAGCGGCAGCGCGGCGCTGCCGGACGTGCGTGACGTAGAGGAGGTTGGGGGATTCACGTAAGGGGCTCCGGGGGGGCGGGCGGCAGCGGGGGCGGGCATCGCCGGGGCCGGCCGGCCGTTGATGGCAGGACGGAGTGTGCCCGTTTTACTTTTGCGGAAAAAGCCGCGTTCGATCGAAATTGTTTTGATTCTGAATCAACAATGAAGGCCGGGCCCGCGCCCATAAAAAAGCCTCGGAAACGGGCGGACCGTGACCGAGGCGTCAAGGCATCCTCTCTTTGGCACGAGGGTTGGATGCGCGCGAAGTATATTTCGAGATATAACAATTGGAAATAGCGCGCGATGGCCGATTTTCGAGGAATATTTCAAATTCCCGACAACCCGGTTGCCGGCGTCGTGAAACTGCAAATCGGACGATATCGCGGCGGCCGTCGCCTGACCGGATCGATCCGCGTCGAGTAGGTTCCGGACGACCAGGCCGGATGGTGCCAACTCGGCATGCGACGCGCCCGCCGCGCCTGCGCGTTTCGTTTTTGAAACATTCCGGCGGCGCAGCGGGCGGTTGGCAGCACTGCGCCGAACCGTAGGAAAAATGTCGGCTTCGTCGGCTTGGCGCGGTGCCAGGCCGGGCGGGACGAACGCGCGACGCGGACGGCAGCGTGGCGTCTTTTTCGCCTCTTTCGAGCGTGCGCCTGTTTCATCCCCGTAACCGATCGTATGGGCCGCCTGCGCACGGCGGCGCTGTGCGCGTCCACGGCGCATGCGGCATGCGGTTGCCGATCCGGTGGCATGGAATGTGCTCCCTCATCGAGCGTAACGACAGGTACCGAACGGAGGACCGCAACGGATCGGCATCCCGGCGACGACCGGCTTCCGGCGACGCGAACACGGAGGCAGGCGAACGACGGGCGCGAACATGAACGGGGTGCCGTCGGAACGGCCATCCGCCCGCGAGAGGCGATGCCGTGCGACGGCGGGTGATCGATCAACGCGCAATTCCTGCGCTCGGGGCGGGTGCGGCGGCGACGTGCTGTCGTGCAGCGCGTCGTCCGGCCGGTGGGAGAAAAACAATGAGGGATTTCGTGGTCGCAGTGCTGTGGCTTGGCCCGTTGTCGGTGCTGCTTTACCTGTCGGACGTCGACGTCCGGCAGGTCGTTGCGCAGATCCCGGACTACCTGCGTCATCTGGTGGCGATGTTCTTCAGCTGACGAAGGGCCGGACGGATCGGCCGTGGGCCGGACGGTGCCGCGGCGCACGGGTGGTCCGCGCGCCGCGGCACCGTTGCGTTCACGCGCCGGCCGTCGCATGCAGCGCCGCGAGGAACTGCCGCACGACCGGCGAGACCGCATGGCCGTCGTACACGAATTCGACGTCGAAGC includes:
- a CDS encoding ankyrin repeat domain-containing protein yields the protein MKNRLRTALSRALAIACTAVLAACAQTAPPAAVPHPDAHADLRRYDDAWFAAARLGRVDILQALVDARYPIDATTREGYTAVILAAYRDQPQTLDYLLRNGANPCIGDRHGNTALMGALFKGETAIAKRLADTRCPIDQTNHAGETALSFAALFGRLDMLPVLVAHGANPDHVDALGRTALQNAILQGNDAAVAALEKVGATPNADVTLRMRP
- a CDS encoding catalase encodes the protein MSHTANRLLHGVIAATCVALSASPYAAELTRDNGSPVGDNQNSQTAGPNGPVLLQDSHLIEKLQRFDRERIPERVVHARGTGAFGEFVPSADISDLTTAKVFTPGTKTPVFVRFSTVMGYRGSPEQARDPRGFAVKFYTEQGNWDLVGINLPIFFIRDAIKFPDFVHANKPSAVTGVQDANLAFDFFAHAPEATSMLTRLYSIEGMPDSYRHMDGYGVHAFKFVNADGKYTYVKFHWKSAQGMHGLRPKDIPGSIGADWNLMTNDLYGALKAGDAPKWDLYIQVLKPSELDAFDFNPLDDTKVWAGVAERKIGTLTLNRVPDNYFESTEESAFAPSRMVPGIEPSEDRMLQGRMFSYADTQMYRLGANFNQLPINRPRVPVTNNNQDGAMNFGDRKGEVNYEPSTLNELAQNPRDKSVQTPLAGTTQQAAIRKTLNFRQAGEYYRMLPAQARQDLVTALSGDLNHVTNDANKYAMLSYFYKADADYGTRLARATHADPARVKSLADKLVEN
- a CDS encoding methyl-accepting chemotaxis protein; this translates as MFRNVTIRGGLAATIAGCTFLLMSVIAAAVLALVTSNAAIDAMYRDDTAAVVHLKTSSERLLMFRVGMADVEQLISAGKPAAAEIKRLHALLDASNRELAAYRSLHEPDAPERELLDALAGKRDRLLSQAFAKGLGQLDNENLVDFLSTQREMPAAWFDEYQQALTALEEFQVQRQRARFEHAADRFHMTLWAFGAAGLIALVAGIFAHRALTRAIVTPIDAAVASFAKIAAGDLTGRAAAGGGNEMDRLLDALNEMRQGLVAVVRQVRTGTDAIRLDARAIAHGNRDLSMRAGDQAESLQQAAASIEQLTATVRQNADNAHDATTLATRASDIATRGGDVVRQVIRTMDAIADSSMRVVGIVGVIESIAFQTNILALNAAVEAARAGEEGRGFAVVASEVRLLAQRSAAAAKEIKELIAASTRNVHDGSELVVRAGTTMDEILKAVASVNAIMADISLASREQTTGIELVNASVTQMEATTHHNAALVESASTAAASLETQSERLYAAVSLFRVDDAVPAG
- a CDS encoding LysR family transcriptional regulator, with the translated sequence MLTQLRDMDLQLLRLFVTIAESGGFSAAQGTLGMAPSTISTQMAKLETRLGFRLCDRGKRGFRLTPKGERVLQSTRRLLQALDTFTRDTQEVSDTLLGELRIGLSERLAPDIVESIAAGVGRFRERAPDVLIEMVAVPPDELEGKLVKDEVQLAIGYFSGRHAGLNYAPLFAEQQALFCGAAHPLFTKPTVGIDDIAQASTVARLYRMSTPASRLRGRPPTAFSENVDADVVFVLSGAHLGFLPDHIAAPWEAAGKMRRLLANRMSYAIEFQLATSKNADDNEVLDVFRRELADQFRTPARRASR
- a CDS encoding SOS response-associated peptidase family protein; this encodes MCTHYRAPDEDPGISELKIGIGDLFRRDPWAADVYPDYAAPVARADGDGLEVVAAVFGFWPKFMQPERVDDDGRKQKKLDTVNARAETVGSSRLYGTAWRNGQRCLIPARWIVEPCYETGRNVWHRIGVGGWQPCCVAGIWRRYARDDGQPVIGMAMLTVNADAHPLFARMHRPGEEKRGVVILRRDDYDEWLHTTNADAARLMLQLLPAGEMAAEPNPK
- a CDS encoding purine-cytosine permease family protein — encoded protein: MSTHSSGKAGGLIEVRSIDFIPDAERHGGLLSQFTLWLSANLQITAIVTGALAVVLGGDVFWSLVALLLGQFIGGAVMALHGAQGPQLGLPQMISSRVQFGVYGAMIPIVLVCLMYIGFSASGSVLAGQAVAQLLHVDDAAGILLFAAVIVVLTVFGYRAIHAVGRVASVIGIAAFVYMFTQLFANHDIGTLLANRHFSLASFLLSMSLSASWQIAFGPYVADYSRYLPRSTSSVATFLAVGLGSVIGAQAAMVFGVFAAALAGSQFAHHEVAYIVGLGSTGAVAALLYFSIAFGKVTVTALNAYGSFMSMATIISGFRGKGAVSSKSRLVYIFGMICVSTLIALAGRHAFLKEFTAFILFLLAFFTPWSAINLVDYYCFTRSRYDVPALSDPDGRYGRWNVMAITIYVVGILVQLPFMSTHIYTGPLVDALGGTDISWILGLIVPAVLYYIGARASRRSIPERLILPLERGEIQH
- a CDS encoding MFS transporter — protein: MNPPTSSTSRTSGSAALPLLALAAGAFGIGTTEFSPMGLLPVIADGVHVSIPQAGMLISAYAIGVMVGAPLMTLLLARWSRRSALIALMSIFTIGNLLSAFAPGYTTLLLARLVTSLNHGAFFGLGSVVAASLVPREKQASAVATMFMGLTIANVGGVPAATWLGQIIGWRMSFAATAGLGLIAIAGLFAALPKGEAGKMPDLRAELSVLTRPVVLGALGTTVLGAGAMFTLYTYVAPTLEHLTGATPGFVTAMLVLIGVGFSVGNIAGGRLADRSLDGTLIGFLLLLIATMVAFPVLASTHAGAAVTLLVWGIATFAVVPPLQMRVMRAAHEAPGLASAVNIGAFNLGNALGAAAGGAAISAGFGYAAVPVAGSLIALAGLALVALQVVQRRRASLATNA